One Pagrus major chromosome 11, Pma_NU_1.0 genomic region harbors:
- the LOC141005282 gene encoding solute carrier family 22 member 23 has product MAAGRPEAQDHPPENGFTPLEHPVPRLLPHIDGSVLPSLGGFGKHQKQLVVLTWIPALFIGFSQFSDYFLLAQPNGTCVQPLGNHSNWTAASPPVTVTSGAPALLLNGNGTGEGYGDGIGLLCACKEWRLELQTGLSQNVVTKWNLVCDSAWKVHIAKFSLLVGSIFGYLVMGVMADWFGRHPVLILSVLFMLVFGLSVAFSVNVTMFSTLRFFEGFCLAGLALSLYVLRIELCLPGWRFSMTMVASFLTVGGQLLMPGVAALCRNWPDRDDWQVLQIVIISPFVLMLPYVWIFPESLRWLLATQHYRRSKAMMLRIAKKNQVDMTTEPSGVLAELEQELHKKPQRTCIVKMMSTRNLWKNIVVLCVNSLTGYGIHHCFARSMMDPEAQPTALCHADYYTMAGIAVATCLALCPAVGLMGRRGGLLTFMIITALASLLQLGLLNLIGKYSLRHDTVLRDSLNRKFSVAFSIIGMFSSHAVSILSIFFCAEITPTVIRGGGLGLVLASAGFGMLTAPIMELHNQKGYFLHHVIFACCTLLCIICLLLLPEPRGQPLPESLADGETFTRQTLLHPGEQHLLLAKADGDYSRVHDTPLHLSATGGATVAVATALAAVPASYALATGGEVIGNRAIANGV; this is encoded by the exons ATGGCAGCCGGCCGGCCGGAGGCGCAGGACCACCCGCCAGAGAACGGCTTCACCCCGCTGGAGCACCCGGTGCCCCGACTGCTGCCGCACATCGACGGCTCGGTTCTGCCGTCTCTGGGGGGCTTTGGGAAACATCAGAAGCAGCTCGTGGTCCTGACCTGGATACCGGCATTGTTCATCGGCTTTAGCCAGTTTTCGGATTATTTCCTTCTGGCGCAGCCCAATGGCACGTGCGTGCAACCCCTCGGAAACCACAGTAACTGGACCGCGGCGTCCCCGCCGGTCACAGTCACAAGCGGCGCGCCCGCGCTGCTGCTCAATGGCAACGGCACCGGGGAGGGATACGGCGACGGCATCGGTCTGCTGTGCGCCTGCAAGGAGTGGAGGCTGGAGCTGCAGACGGGACTTAGTCAGAATGTTGTTACCAAG TGGAACCTGGTGTGTGACTCAGCCTGGAAAGTGCACATTGCCAAGTTCTCTTTGCTGGTGGGCTCCATATTTGGCTACCTAGTGATGGGTGTCATGGCTGACTG GTTTGGTCGACACCCAGTGTTGATCCTCTCGGTGCTTTTCATGCTGGTGTTCGGTCTGAGTGTTGCCTTCTCTGTAAACGTCACCATGTTCAGCACCTTGCGCTTCTTTGAGGGTTTCTGCTTGGCGGgcctcgctctctccctctacGTGCTCA GGATCGAGCTTTGTTTGCCAGGTTGGCGCTTCTCCATGACCATGGTGGCCAGTTTTCTGACGGTGGGCGGGCAGCTACTGATGCCAGGGGTGGCCGCTCTGTGCCGCAATTGGCCGGACCGCGATGACTGGCAGGTCCTGCAGATCGTCATAATCAGCCCTTTCGTTCTGATGCTGCCCTACGTCTG GATTTTTCCCGAGTCGCTGCGCTGGTTGCTGGCCACCCAGCACTACAGGCGGTCCAAAGCCATGATGCTGCGCATCGCCAAGAAGAACCAGGTTGACATGACAACCGAGCCGAGCGGAGTTCTCGCAG AACTGGAGCAGGAGCTGCACAAGAAACCCCAGAGGACCTGCATTGTCAAGATGATGAGCACCAGGAACCTGTGGAAAAACATTGTGGTGCTGTGTGTCAACTC GCTGACAGGTTATGGGATCCACCACTGCTTCGCTCGCAGTATGATGGACCCAGAGGCTCAGCCCACTGCTTTGTGCCATGCGGATTATTACACTATGGCTGGCATCGCCGTCGCAACCTGCCTGGCGCTTTGCCCCGCGGTGGGGTTGATGGGTCGGCGTGGAGGGCTGCTCACCTTCATGATCATAACGGCGCTGGCATCGCTACTACAGCTGGGCTTACTCAACT TGATTGGGAAGTACAGCCTTCGCCATGATACAG TGCTGCGGGACTCTCTGAACAGGAAATTCTCAGTGGCGTTCTCCATCATCGGCATGTTCTCCTCTCACGCAGTCAGCATACTCAGCATATTTTTTTGTGCTGAAATCACTCCGACTGTCATCAG GGGTGGAGGGCTGGGCCTGGTCCTGGCTAGCGCCGGTTTCGGCATGCTCACCGCACCTATCATGGAGCTCCACAACCAGAAGGGCTACTTCCTGCATCACGTGATCTTCGCCTGCTGCACCTTGTTGTGCATcatctgcctgctgctgctgccggagCCGCGGGGCCAGCCCCTGCCGGAGAGCCTGGCTGACGGAGAGACCTTCACCCGTCAGACCCTGCTCCATCCGGGAGAGCAACACCTCCTTCTCGCCAAGGCTGACGGGGACTACTCCCGCGTCCACGACACGCCGTTACACCTCTCAGCCACTGGGGGCGCGACAGTGGCAGTAGCGACCGCTCTGGCAGCGGTACCGGCTTCATACGCCCTGGCGACTGGTGGGGAGGTGATTGGAAATCGTGCCATAGCCAATGGAGTGTGA